A region of Desulfovibrio sp. TomC DNA encodes the following proteins:
- a CDS encoding DNA polymerase IV, which translates to MTTIMHLDMDAFFASVEQHDDPSLAGLPVIIGHDHRGVVSAASYEARVFGVRSAMPVSEARRRCPHGVFLPGNRRRYAEVSRSIMQTLGEFSPLVEPASIDEAYVDITGTQTLFGPPETLARTIKEAIRAATGLPCSIGIAPVKFIAKIASDFEKPNGLTIVAPEAALDFLAPLPVGKIPGVGKRAEQTLARLGIRTVADIRNHTPDFLARHCGKYGLALYDKAHAKGSAAITTDRAAKSISAENTFDSDTADRQYLAAWLLRQAERIGRELRQEHLRGRTITLKLKFNTFKQITRSRTLPEATDSDTAIFQTGQDLLNAEPLPHPLRLIGLGVSHFGDAPRQLSLLDDPGKTEQQHNTKIDAALDAIRNKFGREAIIRGRLFEYNKK; encoded by the coding sequence ATGACGACCATCATGCACCTCGACATGGACGCTTTCTTCGCGTCCGTCGAACAACACGACGATCCGTCCCTGGCCGGACTGCCCGTCATCATCGGCCACGACCATCGCGGCGTCGTCTCGGCCGCCTCCTACGAGGCCCGGGTCTTTGGCGTGCGCTCGGCCATGCCTGTGTCCGAAGCCCGGCGACGCTGCCCGCATGGCGTCTTTCTGCCCGGCAACCGACGCCGCTACGCCGAAGTCTCCCGCAGCATCATGCAGACCCTGGGCGAATTCTCCCCCCTGGTCGAACCCGCCTCCATCGACGAGGCCTACGTCGATATTACCGGCACCCAAACCCTCTTCGGACCACCCGAAACCCTGGCCCGCACCATCAAGGAGGCCATCCGCGCCGCCACCGGCCTGCCCTGCTCCATTGGCATCGCACCAGTCAAATTCATCGCCAAAATCGCCTCGGACTTCGAGAAACCCAACGGCCTGACCATCGTCGCCCCCGAGGCCGCCCTCGACTTCCTCGCCCCCCTGCCCGTGGGCAAAATCCCCGGCGTCGGCAAACGCGCCGAACAAACCCTGGCCCGCCTCGGCATCCGCACCGTGGCCGATATCCGCAACCATACCCCCGACTTCCTGGCCCGACACTGCGGCAAATACGGCCTCGCCCTCTACGACAAGGCCCACGCCAAAGGCAGCGCCGCCATCACCACCGACCGGGCCGCCAAATCCATCAGCGCCGAAAATACCTTCGACAGCGATACCGCCGACCGCCAATACCTCGCCGCCTGGCTGCTGCGCCAAGCCGAACGCATCGGCCGCGAACTGCGCCAGGAACACCTGCGCGGCCGCACCATCACCCTCAAACTCAAATTCAATACCTTCAAACAAATCACCCGCAGCCGCACCCTGCCCGAAGCCACCGACTCCGATACCGCCATCTTCCAGACCGGCCAGGACCTCCTCAACGCCGAACCACTCCCCCACCCCCTGCGCCTTATCGGCCTTGGCGTCTCCCACTTCGGCGACGCGCCCCGGCAACTCTCGCTGCTCGACGATCCCGGCAAAACAGAACAACAACACAACACCAAAATCGACGCCGCCCTCGACGCCATCCGAAACAAATTCGGACGCGAAGCCATCATCCGCGGCCGGTTGTTCGAATATAATAAAAAGTAG